The following are from one region of the Staphylococcus argenteus genome:
- the argC gene encoding N-acetyl-gamma-glutamyl-phosphate reductase, with amino-acid sequence MIKVGIVGGSGYGAIELIRLLQTHPQVNIAHIYSHSKVDEPLKLTFPHLQHIMQHFEALTVENNDCDVIFFATPAPVSKTCIPPLVEKGIHVIDLSGAFRIKNREVYESYYKESAASQDDLNHAIYSISEWQSFDNKETKLISNPGCFPTATLLALHPLISEKIVDLSSIIIDAKTGVSGAGRSLSQRVHFSEMNENLSAYAIGNHKHKPEIEQYLSTIAGQDVSVIFTPHLVPMTRGILSTIYVKLTSKNTTKSLHKLMTSYYADQPFVRIRDIGSFPTTKEVLGSNYCDIGIYVDESTQTAILISVIDNLVKGASGQAIQNLNQLYGLDITTGLRQSPVYP; translated from the coding sequence ATGATTAAAGTAGGTATTGTTGGCGGTAGCGGTTATGGAGCAATTGAATTAATTCGATTATTGCAGACACACCCCCAAGTAAACATTGCACATATCTATTCACATTCAAAAGTAGATGAACCGTTGAAATTAACGTTCCCACATTTACAACATATCATGCAGCACTTCGAAGCACTTACAGTTGAAAACAATGATTGTGATGTGATTTTCTTTGCTACACCCGCACCTGTGAGTAAAACATGTATCCCCCCTTTAGTTGAAAAAGGTATTCATGTTATCGATTTATCCGGTGCGTTTAGAATTAAAAATCGTGAAGTATATGAGTCATATTACAAAGAATCAGCTGCATCTCAAGACGACTTAAATCATGCTATCTATAGCATTTCAGAATGGCAATCATTTGATAACAAAGAAACAAAACTGATTTCCAATCCAGGTTGCTTCCCTACAGCAACCTTACTAGCATTACACCCGCTAATTAGTGAAAAAATTGTGGATTTATCATCTATCATTATTGATGCTAAAACCGGTGTATCAGGGGCTGGCCGTTCTTTATCTCAACGTGTTCATTTTTCAGAAATGAATGAAAACCTAAGTGCTTATGCAATTGGTAACCATAAGCACAAACCAGAAATTGAACAATATTTATCAACAATTGCCGGGCAAGACGTCTCAGTTATATTTACGCCACACCTTGTACCTATGACTCGTGGCATTTTATCAACGATTTATGTCAAATTAACCTCTAAAAATACGACTAAATCATTACATAAATTAATGACTTCTTATTATGCTGATCAACCGTTTGTCAGAATAAGAGATATCGGTAGTTTTCCAACAACTAAAGAGGTACTCGGCAGTAATTACTGTGATATCGGTATTTATGTAGACGAATCGACACAAACAGCAATATTAATATCAGTGATTGATAATCTTGTTAAAGGTGCAAGTGGACAGGCCATTCAAAACTTAAATCAATTGTATGGTCTCGATATCACTACTGGTCTAAGACAATCACCAGTTTATCCATAA